Proteins encoded together in one Pseudomonas arsenicoxydans window:
- the sixA gene encoding phosphohistidine phosphatase SixA, giving the protein MKLWVLRHGEAEPHGSRPDSERALTPHGREEVLRTAAELLGKPITAIYASPFLRAQETAQLVREALGFQPEIRTVEWLTPDNRPQAVAEQLVSVDHALLVSHNPLVGNLLGYLQHGHVQDPEAVKTAGLAELEGEGPLAGAMKLKGIKHP; this is encoded by the coding sequence ATGAAACTCTGGGTATTGCGTCATGGTGAAGCCGAGCCACACGGTTCCCGTCCAGACTCCGAACGAGCACTGACCCCCCACGGTCGCGAAGAAGTGTTGCGCACCGCTGCCGAGTTGCTCGGCAAGCCGATTACCGCGATTTATGCCAGTCCTTTCCTGCGAGCGCAGGAGACCGCGCAGCTGGTGCGTGAGGCGCTGGGCTTCCAGCCAGAGATTCGAACCGTCGAATGGCTGACCCCCGACAATCGCCCGCAAGCGGTGGCCGAGCAGTTGGTGTCTGTCGATCACGCGCTGCTGGTCAGCCATAACCCGCTGGTGGGCAATTTGCTGGGTTACCTGCAGCATGGCCATGTGCAGGATCCGGAAGCGGTAAAAACCGCCGGCCTCGCAGAACTTGAGGGTGAAGGCCCGCTGGCTGGCGCGATGAAACTTAAAG
- a CDS encoding DUF4389 domain-containing protein: MNDPKTESGYESILLRVLWMIVFLLVWQVAQFILGAVVLVQLIYRLIYGAPSASLMNFGDSLSQFLAQIGRFGSFHSDQKPWPFADWPTPRTPEGEAPHVVAPAPHPVRDEEPKL; this comes from the coding sequence ATGAACGATCCGAAAACAGAATCCGGTTACGAATCCATCTTGCTGCGTGTGCTGTGGATGATCGTCTTCTTGCTGGTCTGGCAAGTGGCGCAGTTCATCCTTGGCGCGGTGGTGCTGGTCCAACTGATCTATCGTTTGATTTATGGCGCCCCGAGCGCCAGCCTGATGAACTTCGGCGACAGCCTGAGCCAGTTTTTGGCGCAGATCGGTCGTTTCGGCAGCTTTCACAGCGACCAGAAACCCTGGCCGTTCGCCGACTGGCCGACGCCGCGTACTCCGGAAGGTGAAGCGCCGCACGTCGTGGCGCCTGCGCCACATCCGGTCCGAGATGAGGAGCCCAAGCTATGA
- a CDS encoding NAD(P)H-dependent glycerol-3-phosphate dehydrogenase, translating into MTEQRPIAVLGGGSFGTAVANLLAENGHQVRQWMRDPEQAESIRVNRENPRYLKGIKILPAVEPVTDLQATLQACDLCFVALPSSALRSVLAPHAELLSGKLLVSLTKGIEAHTFKLMSEILEEIAPQARIGVLSGPNLAREIAEHALTATVVASEDEELCQRVQEALHGRTFRVYASADRFGVELGGALKNVYAIIAGMAVALGMGENTKSMLITRALAEMTRFAVNQGANPMTFLGLAGVGDLIVTCSSPKSRNYQVGYALGQGLSLEEAVTRLGEVAEGVNTLKVLKAKAQEVGVYMPLVAGLHAILFEGRTLNQVIELLMRGEPKTDVDFISTSGFN; encoded by the coding sequence ATGACTGAACAGCGCCCAATTGCGGTCCTGGGAGGCGGAAGTTTTGGTACCGCCGTGGCCAATCTACTGGCCGAGAACGGGCATCAGGTCCGGCAGTGGATGCGTGACCCTGAACAGGCCGAGTCCATTCGGGTCAATCGCGAGAACCCGCGTTACCTCAAAGGCATCAAGATTCTGCCGGCCGTGGAGCCGGTGACCGACTTGCAGGCAACCCTGCAAGCCTGCGACCTGTGTTTTGTCGCGCTGCCGTCCAGCGCGCTGCGCTCGGTGCTGGCGCCGCATGCCGAGCTTTTGAGCGGCAAATTGCTGGTGAGCCTGACCAAAGGCATCGAAGCCCACACCTTCAAGCTGATGAGCGAGATTCTCGAAGAGATCGCACCGCAAGCGCGCATCGGCGTGTTGTCGGGGCCGAACCTGGCCCGTGAAATCGCCGAACACGCGCTGACCGCCACGGTGGTTGCCAGCGAAGATGAAGAATTGTGCCAGCGGGTCCAGGAAGCGCTGCACGGCCGCACCTTTCGTGTCTACGCCAGTGCCGACCGCTTTGGCGTGGAGTTGGGCGGGGCGTTGAAGAATGTCTACGCGATCATCGCCGGCATGGCGGTGGCGCTGGGCATGGGTGAAAACACCAAGAGCATGCTGATCACCCGCGCGCTGGCGGAAATGACCCGATTCGCGGTCAATCAGGGCGCCAACCCGATGACATTCCTGGGGCTCGCCGGTGTCGGTGACCTGATCGTGACCTGCTCCTCGCCCAAAAGCCGAAATTATCAGGTCGGTTATGCCCTCGGTCAGGGCTTGAGTCTTGAGGAGGCGGTGACCCGCCTGGGCGAAGTGGCCGAAGGCGTGAATACGCTGAAAGTGCTCAAGGCCAAGGCTCAGGAAGTCGGCGTCTACATGCCGCTGGTCGCCGGATTGCACGCGATCCTGTTCGAAGGGCGCACGCTTAATCAAGTGATTGAGCTGTTGATGCGCGGCGAACCGAAAACTGACGTCGACTTTATTTCGACCAGCGGTTTCAACTGA
- a CDS encoding TonB-dependent receptor plug domain-containing protein, whose protein sequence is MSFGAPSPRSPLVLALIFSSPALPDDLFLDNKPLPQVLTATRLKQSPAAVPGSMTVIDSELINASGARDISELLRLVPGMMVGNISGNQAAVNYHGTNATEARRMQVLIDGRSVYRAGLATVDWSDIPVAMEDIERIEVFRGPNTVSYGANALMAVVNIITRHPADSHGTRMKVTRGQRGIDDFYASQGVGWDDGDLRLSLSGQQDDGFDSNQFGDDYRDSRRLNRLNLAVSQTLNDNQSIDWQLNAKDGTNQRPYTYHPVFPGITAAGNNSDVTAKDYAGSLRWNLDINPDHSLYIQGSAQHWDRQQTWRACDAEVSFSPQLTELWQLNPNYTERLARNMERYAGPGAPAGTAAEQALGNQALEQWRNGARQTLCGDIDQSARESRYDLELQDTLSLTDSLRLVSGMNYRYDRADSETYFNGTLDDTTWRTFGQLEWRATEHWLLQGGAMFEDTQLTGSSLTPRVAVNYLITPRHGLRAVYSEAIRSPDMFENNVNWSYQVKNLRPSAYGQTSARYFVKTRGPGDLEQERMRSRELGYNGYFAGPGLTVDVKLFYDEITGMISEPLRNNQYIASNSNNARFKGTETQLDWRLGSADRLRLTYAYVDAEASNPPDEQLTARNSGSAGWLRDWGQGWNSALFYYGDDALNGYRFERVDTRIAKRIGLGKASLELAGILQQHLDDQPTTFVDNNYDERRVLYFSAELTF, encoded by the coding sequence GTGTCGTTTGGCGCTCCTTCACCTCGCTCGCCGCTGGTCCTGGCACTGATTTTCAGCTCGCCAGCGCTGCCCGACGACTTGTTCCTCGACAACAAACCCTTGCCGCAAGTGCTGACGGCCACTCGCCTCAAGCAATCGCCGGCTGCGGTTCCGGGAAGCATGACCGTGATTGACAGCGAACTGATCAATGCCAGCGGTGCGCGGGACATCAGCGAATTGCTGCGGCTGGTGCCGGGCATGATGGTCGGCAATATCAGCGGCAATCAGGCGGCCGTGAACTACCACGGCACCAACGCCACCGAGGCGCGGCGCATGCAAGTGCTGATCGATGGCCGCTCGGTCTATCGCGCCGGCCTGGCCACGGTGGACTGGAGTGATATTCCGGTGGCCATGGAAGACATCGAACGCATCGAGGTTTTCCGTGGCCCGAACACCGTCAGCTACGGCGCCAATGCGCTGATGGCGGTGGTCAACATCATCACCCGCCACCCCGCCGACAGCCACGGCACTCGAATGAAAGTCACCCGTGGCCAACGCGGCATCGACGACTTTTATGCCAGCCAGGGTGTGGGCTGGGACGACGGTGACTTGCGCCTGTCACTGTCCGGCCAGCAAGACGACGGCTTCGATTCGAACCAGTTCGGGGACGACTATCGTGACAGTCGCCGTTTGAACCGTTTAAACCTCGCCGTCAGCCAGACGCTCAATGACAATCAGAGCATCGACTGGCAATTGAACGCCAAGGACGGCACCAACCAGCGGCCTTACACCTACCACCCAGTGTTCCCCGGGATTACCGCTGCGGGGAATAATTCCGACGTCACGGCCAAGGACTACGCCGGCTCGTTGCGCTGGAATCTGGACATCAATCCAGATCACAGCCTTTATATCCAGGGCTCCGCGCAGCATTGGGACCGTCAGCAGACCTGGCGCGCCTGCGACGCCGAGGTCTCGTTCAGTCCGCAACTGACCGAACTCTGGCAGCTCAATCCGAACTACACCGAACGCCTGGCGCGCAACATGGAGCGCTACGCAGGCCCCGGCGCACCGGCGGGCACGGCGGCGGAACAAGCGCTGGGCAATCAAGCCCTGGAACAATGGCGCAACGGCGCCCGGCAAACGCTTTGTGGCGACATCGACCAGAGCGCCCGGGAGTCGCGTTACGACCTCGAGTTGCAGGACACTCTTAGCCTGACTGACAGTCTGCGACTGGTCAGCGGTATGAACTATCGTTACGACCGGGCAGATTCCGAGACCTACTTTAATGGCACCCTCGACGACACCACCTGGCGAACCTTCGGCCAACTCGAGTGGCGTGCCACCGAACACTGGCTGCTGCAGGGCGGAGCAATGTTCGAAGACACGCAATTGACTGGCAGCTCACTGACCCCGCGGGTCGCCGTCAACTATCTGATCACCCCACGCCACGGCTTGCGCGCCGTGTACTCGGAAGCCATCCGCTCGCCGGACATGTTCGAGAACAACGTCAACTGGAGTTACCAGGTGAAAAACCTGCGACCCAGTGCGTACGGCCAGACCAGCGCCCGTTATTTCGTCAAGACTCGCGGCCCCGGCGACCTCGAACAGGAACGCATGCGCTCGCGCGAACTGGGCTACAACGGCTACTTCGCAGGACCGGGCCTGACGGTCGACGTAAAGCTGTTCTACGACGAAATCACCGGCATGATCAGCGAGCCGCTGCGCAACAATCAGTACATCGCCAGCAACTCCAATAACGCGCGCTTCAAGGGCACGGAAACCCAGCTGGACTGGCGTCTCGGCAGCGCCGATCGCCTGCGCCTGACCTACGCCTACGTCGACGCCGAGGCGAGCAATCCGCCTGATGAGCAACTGACCGCACGCAACAGCGGTTCCGCCGGCTGGTTGCGCGACTGGGGCCAGGGCTGGAACAGCGCCCTCTTCTACTATGGTGACGACGCCCTCAACGGCTACCGCTTCGAGCGTGTCGACACGCGCATCGCCAAACGCATCGGGTTGGGCAAGGCCAGCCTGGAACTGGCCGGGATTCTTCAGCAGCATCTCGACGATCAACCCACCACGTTCGTCGACAACAACTACGACGAGCGTCGGGTGCTCTACTTCAGCGCGGAGCTGACGTTTTAA